In Polaribacter sp. L3A8, a genomic segment contains:
- a CDS encoding C40 family peptidase gives MKNLLSVAINEIGVKEIAGSRHSKRILEYAKESGFPWVNDDETPWCSIFMNWVAKKAGLKNSNSAAARSWLNVGESVNSPEPGDVVVYYRGDFNSWEGHVGVFMGYSADGTRIYTLGGNQSDTVSISAYAADKLLGFRRLSPSRKPVLPKPTLKRGSKGEEVVRLQNILKSLDYAVGTSDGDFGPKTQNALILLQSTEFGREANGIYDEGTKTYINSLLENRS, from the coding sequence ATGAAAAATTTATTAAGTGTTGCAATTAATGAAATAGGTGTAAAAGAAATAGCAGGAAGTAGACATAGCAAGCGCATTTTAGAGTACGCAAAAGAATCTGGTTTTCCTTGGGTTAATGATGATGAAACCCCTTGGTGTAGCATTTTTATGAATTGGGTAGCTAAAAAAGCGGGCTTAAAAAATAGTAATTCTGCAGCTGCACGTTCTTGGCTAAATGTGGGGGAATCTGTAAATAGCCCAGAACCTGGTGATGTAGTTGTTTATTACAGAGGAGACTTCAATTCATGGGAAGGTCATGTTGGTGTTTTTATGGGGTATTCTGCAGATGGAACTAGAATTTACACTCTAGGAGGAAACCAATCTGATACTGTTTCTATATCTGCTTATGCGGCTGATAAATTATTAGGTTTTAGAAGGTTAAGCCCTAGTAGAAAGCCAGTTTTACCAAAACCAACTCTAAAAAGAGGGTCAAAAGGAGAAGAAGTTGTAAGACTCCAAAATATATTAAAAAGTCTAGACTACGCTGTAGGAACTTCGGACGGAGATTTTGGACCTAAAACACAAAACGCACTTATCTTATTACAATCTACAGAATTCGGTAGAGAAGCCAACGGAATTTATGATGAAGGTACTAAAACATACATCAATTCTTTATTAGAAAATAGAAGCTAA
- a CDS encoding DUF5689 domain-containing protein, with protein sequence MKKNRIITIVWVFIASISFITCVEDGSFTVPESLGNEENEAVSQILDSIAAGTLQLKTIQQLKGQYIIGSDPLEITSNIVVKGYVISSDKSGNFYKEFYMQDAPENPTAGIKVALNLSNSYNKFNIGREIYIRLKGLYVGETNSGDGNITIGGKVSATDLNEIENVTTNQIPNHIFRTETTEDIVPKLIDFAGINETNIGTFVALENVFFDAELAGKSYVDPKEDFDTQRKIQTCLGLGYDYIWLETSSFSRFSTETLPEKAGSIKAIVSKDFSGDLIVLNLNDTDDVYMNDERCMPLPIEEYTTILLEENFDNESGEIDVLNWINFREEGTKSWRSYTDTYSQSKAARIGSSSSGDESTITWLITSGVNLDTTSQEFLSFETSNSFGNGSNLQVLISTDFDGDDNNINTATWTVLPAKIVSNGTNYKSWVHSTYIDLSNYSGTAFIAFKYTGNGNVNFDGTYELDNISVIAK encoded by the coding sequence ATGAAAAAGAATAGAATAATCACAATAGTATGGGTGTTTATAGCGAGCATCTCTTTTATTACCTGTGTAGAAGATGGAAGTTTTACAGTGCCAGAAAGTTTAGGGAATGAAGAAAACGAAGCTGTAAGTCAGATTTTAGATAGTATTGCTGCCGGAACACTTCAATTAAAAACGATACAACAGCTAAAAGGACAGTATATAATTGGTAGTGATCCTTTAGAAATTACTTCTAACATTGTGGTAAAAGGATATGTAATTTCTTCGGATAAATCTGGTAATTTTTATAAAGAGTTTTATATGCAAGATGCTCCCGAAAACCCGACTGCAGGCATAAAAGTTGCCTTAAATTTAAGCAATAGTTATAATAAATTTAATATCGGTAGAGAAATTTACATTCGTTTAAAAGGGTTGTATGTTGGCGAAACTAATTCTGGAGATGGTAATATTACCATTGGAGGAAAAGTAAGTGCTACAGATCTTAATGAAATTGAAAACGTAACAACAAATCAAATTCCAAACCATATTTTTAGAACAGAAACAACCGAAGATATTGTACCAAAATTAATTGATTTTGCAGGGATTAATGAAACTAATATAGGAACTTTTGTAGCTTTAGAAAACGTGTTTTTTGATGCTGAATTAGCCGGTAAATCGTATGTAGACCCAAAAGAAGATTTTGATACACAACGTAAAATTCAAACTTGTTTAGGGTTAGGGTATGATTATATATGGTTAGAAACGAGTTCTTTTTCTCGTTTTTCAACAGAAACGTTACCCGAAAAAGCAGGAAGTATTAAAGCTATTGTTTCAAAAGATTTTAGTGGAGATCTTATTGTCCTTAATTTGAATGATACGGATGATGTTTACATGAATGATGAAAGATGTATGCCTTTGCCAATAGAAGAGTATACTACAATTTTGTTAGAAGAAAATTTTGATAATGAGTCTGGTGAAATAGATGTTTTAAATTGGATTAACTTTAGAGAAGAAGGGACTAAATCTTGGAGGTCTTATACAGATACCTATTCGCAAAGTAAAGCGGCAAGAATAGGTTCTAGTAGTTCTGGAGATGAAAGTACAATAACGTGGTTAATTACTTCGGGCGTTAATCTAGACACAACATCACAAGAATTTTTGTCTTTTGAAACCTCTAATAGCTTTGGAAATGGAAGTAATTTACAGGTTTTAATTTCTACAGATTTTGATGGAGATGATAACAATATAAACACGGCTACATGGACTGTTTTACCTGCAAAAATAGTTTCTAATGGAACGAATTATAAGAGTTGGGTGCATTCTACGTATATCGATTTATCTAATTATTCCGGGACAGCTTTTATCGCTTTTAAGTATACAGGAAACGGAAATGTTAATTTTGATGGAACTTATGAGCTAGATAATATTAGTGTTATTGCTAAATAA